Below is a genomic region from Bacillus mycoides.
TAGTGAAACAGAGAATTATTACTGGAGTGATTGCTGCCGCGCTATTCATTCCCATCGTAATTTACGGTGGCGTGCCTTTTACAGTTTTAGTGTATGCACTTGCTTCTATAGGTTTATATGAATTAATTCGTATGAACAAGCTTACGCTTATTTCGGTACCAACAGTTTTAGCTGCAGTATTATTGTGGATTATTTTAATTCCGAGTAGTGCATCAGAACTGTTTACGTGGATTGGGTTAGGTAAATTAGAAATCACATTTGTGATTGTTTTATTACTTTTATCATATACAGTCCTTTCTAAGAATACATTTACTTTTGACAATGCTTCATTTTTACTTATGGCAACGACATATGTTGGAATGGGATTCTTATATTTAAATGAAACGAGAATATTAGGAATCAAATATGTGTTCTGTGCACTATTTGTCATATGGGCAACTGATTCAGGTGCATATTTCATAGGAAAAGCATTTGGAAAAAGAAAATTATGGCCAGAAATTAGTCCGAATAAAACGATTGAAGGTTCATTAGGCGGTATTGTTTGTGGAATTGTTGTTGCACTTGTTTACAATATGTTCTTCCCAGTTGAAGCGAATGTAGGAGTTTTAATCGTTCTGACGATTATCATTTCTATTTTTGGACAAATTGGTGATTTAGTGCAATCTGCATTTAAACGCCATTATGGTGTAAAGGATTCAGGTACAATTTTACCTGGACATGGTGGTATTTTAGATCGAACAGATAGTTGGTTATTTGTGTTACCAATTCTATACTTCTTATTACAATACAATTAATAAATGAACGAGGGGTTGGAGTCATGAAAAACATTAGTTTACTAGGTGCAAGCGGATCAATCGGTACACAAACATTAGATGTGTTACGCTCGCACCCAGACCAATTCCGTCTCGTTGCTTTTTCTGTAGGGAAAAATGTTGATTATGCAGTAAAGGTAATTCAAGAATTTTC
It encodes:
- the cdsA gene encoding phosphatidate cytidylyltransferase; amino-acid sequence: MKQRIITGVIAAALFIPIVIYGGVPFTVLVYALASIGLYELIRMNKLTLISVPTVLAAVLLWIILIPSSASELFTWIGLGKLEITFVIVLLLLSYTVLSKNTFTFDNASFLLMATTYVGMGFLYLNETRILGIKYVFCALFVIWATDSGAYFIGKAFGKRKLWPEISPNKTIEGSLGGIVCGIVVALVYNMFFPVEANVGVLIVLTIIISIFGQIGDLVQSAFKRHYGVKDSGTILPGHGGILDRTDSWLFVLPILYFLLQYN